The Pseudophryne corroboree isolate aPseCor3 chromosome 2, aPseCor3.hap2, whole genome shotgun sequence genome has a segment encoding these proteins:
- the FAM222B gene encoding protein FAM222B isoform X1, whose product MNTGLQKWDTTQKMRSAQHPTPAELDAYAKTVANNPLTIKIFPNSVKVPQRKHIRRTVNGLDTSGQRYSPYPSQVSTKTGLLAIVKSPAKSVLKGFDGTRARLLPDSMMNPPSSPYIAPSTLNHPQGLTRPQQALQHAQAMQHAQSMQQQTLSHSQSMPPGLQHPQSLPHPQTLQHPQGMPQGLQHSQGLQNTQSIPQPQALQHPQSVQRAQGVQHSQSIPQPQALHHAQGLPQTMPRQQSMSQTLQHQQNLPQVLQHSQNMSQVLQHTQGMQHPQNMGSQHSQNMPQQSALQHAPGVTHQTLPHSANNILQPGLHGARKMPDADAPPNVTVSTSTIPLSMAATLQQNRPPDLGSIVHQINQFCQARAGIGTTSVCEGQIANPSPISRNLLINASTRVSTHSIPMPSCVGTAVDHTAAAAISSAASGNISMVNMSRVPASYPNDLKPLAWNQHQLAHLQQMCGESGVPPGKLGQREMAAQGFPGKQTSYPQELCMSQSFGLKPPIEKPTPSPPVNGLPGPLPYTNGHYFQPLWNNILPTPNSDSSGSQDLTMPFHGAQAAGAPLDCAGGTHYRAVGGGSSNQNSVMQTMDYLTGADFQQSCFRDQSMAALGKVQRPQMSRAPEPADSRSIHVQHPGYR is encoded by the coding sequence GGGATACTACACAGAAGATGAGATCTGCTCAGCATCCTACTCCAGCAGAATTGGATGCTTATGCTAAGACAGTTGCCAACAATCCTCTGACAATTAAAATCTTTCCAAACAGCGTTAAAGTTCCCCAGCGAAAGCATATCCGCCGCACAGTGAACGGGCTGGATACGTCAGGTCAGCGTTACAGTccatacccttcacaggtcagcacAAAGACGGGTCTTCTGGCTATTGTTAAGTCCCCAGCTAAAAGCGTTTTGAAGGGCTTTGACGGCACCCGTGCCCGTCTCTTGCCAGACTCCATGATGAATCCCCCATCCTCTCCATATATTGCACCTAGCACTTTAAACCACCCTCAGGGGCTTACACGCCCCCAGCAAGCCCTGCAGCATGCCCAGGCCATGCAGCACGCTCAGAGCATGCAACAGCAGACTTTGTCACACTCTCAGAGCATGCCACCAGGACTGCAGCACCCACAAAGCCTGCCGCACCCTCAGACATTGCAGCACCCTCAGGGCATGCCACAGGGGCTGCAACATTCTCAGGGTCTGCAAAACACGCAGAGCATACCCCAGCCACAGGCTCTACAGCATCCACAAAGTGTGCAACGCGCACAGGGTGTTCAGCACTCTCAGAGCATACCACAGCCACAGGCATTGCACCATGCGCAGGGACTTCCACAGACAATGCCACGCCAGCAGAGCATGTCAcagactctgcaacaccaacagaaCCTACCACAGGTCCTGCAGCACTCTCAAAATATGTCTCAAGTGTTGCAGCACACACAAGGAATGCAGCACCCACAGAACATGGGGTCACAACATTCGCAAAACATGCCCCAGCAGTCGGCGTTACAGCATGCCCCTGGAGTGACTCACCAGACTCTGCCACACTCTGCCAACAACATTCTGCAGCCAGGTTTACATGGAGCCCGAAAAATGCCTGACGCAGATGCCCCTCCGAATGTCACGGTGTCTACCTCAACTATCCCCCTTTCTATGGCTGCAACCTTGCAGCAAAATAGACCACCAGACCTTGGTAGCATTGTGCACCAGATCAACCAGTTTTGTCAGGCCAGGGCAGGAATAGGCACTACCTCTGTGTGTGAGGGACAGATCGCCAACCCCAGTCCTATAAGTCGTAACCTGCTTATCAATGCAAGCACCAGGGTCTCCACACACAGCATTCCTATGCCTTCATGTGTTGGAACAGCTGTAGaccatactgctgctgctgctatctccTCTGCTGCCTCGGGCAATATCTCCATGGTAAACATGAGCAGAGTGCCTGCTTCATACCCTAATGATCTGAAACCCTTGGCATGGAACCAGCATCAGCTGGCACATCTGCAGCAAATGTGTGGAGAATCTGGTGTGCCTCCTGGGAAACTTGGTCAGAGAGAAATGGCAGCCCAAGGATTTCCAGGCAAACAGACCTCTTACCCACAAGAACTGTGCATGAGCCAGTCTTTTGGCCTAAAACCCCCCATTGAGAAACCAACCCCTTCCCCTCCTGTGAATGGATTGCCGGGTCCCTTGCCATATACCAATGGACACTATTTTCAGCCCCTATGGAATAACATTCTGCCTACTCCAAACAGCGACAGTTCCGGATCACAGGACCTCACCATGCCTTTCCATGGAGCGCAGGCAGCTGGTGCACCCTTGGATTGTGCTGGGGGCACGCACTATAGAGCCGTTGGAGGAGGATCTTCCAACCAGAACAGCGTGATGCAGACCATGGATTACCTAACTGGGGCAGACTTTCAGCAGTCCTGCTTCAGAGATCAGAGCATGGCTGCCCTTGGAAAGGTTCAAAGACCCCAAATGAGTAGAGCCCCTGAACCAGCTGATAGTCGAAGTATTCATGTTCAGCACCCAGGCTATAGGTAG
- the FAM222B gene encoding protein FAM222B isoform X2, with translation MRSAQHPTPAELDAYAKTVANNPLTIKIFPNSVKVPQRKHIRRTVNGLDTSGQRYSPYPSQVSTKTGLLAIVKSPAKSVLKGFDGTRARLLPDSMMNPPSSPYIAPSTLNHPQGLTRPQQALQHAQAMQHAQSMQQQTLSHSQSMPPGLQHPQSLPHPQTLQHPQGMPQGLQHSQGLQNTQSIPQPQALQHPQSVQRAQGVQHSQSIPQPQALHHAQGLPQTMPRQQSMSQTLQHQQNLPQVLQHSQNMSQVLQHTQGMQHPQNMGSQHSQNMPQQSALQHAPGVTHQTLPHSANNILQPGLHGARKMPDADAPPNVTVSTSTIPLSMAATLQQNRPPDLGSIVHQINQFCQARAGIGTTSVCEGQIANPSPISRNLLINASTRVSTHSIPMPSCVGTAVDHTAAAAISSAASGNISMVNMSRVPASYPNDLKPLAWNQHQLAHLQQMCGESGVPPGKLGQREMAAQGFPGKQTSYPQELCMSQSFGLKPPIEKPTPSPPVNGLPGPLPYTNGHYFQPLWNNILPTPNSDSSGSQDLTMPFHGAQAAGAPLDCAGGTHYRAVGGGSSNQNSVMQTMDYLTGADFQQSCFRDQSMAALGKVQRPQMSRAPEPADSRSIHVQHPGYR, from the coding sequence ATGAGATCTGCTCAGCATCCTACTCCAGCAGAATTGGATGCTTATGCTAAGACAGTTGCCAACAATCCTCTGACAATTAAAATCTTTCCAAACAGCGTTAAAGTTCCCCAGCGAAAGCATATCCGCCGCACAGTGAACGGGCTGGATACGTCAGGTCAGCGTTACAGTccatacccttcacaggtcagcacAAAGACGGGTCTTCTGGCTATTGTTAAGTCCCCAGCTAAAAGCGTTTTGAAGGGCTTTGACGGCACCCGTGCCCGTCTCTTGCCAGACTCCATGATGAATCCCCCATCCTCTCCATATATTGCACCTAGCACTTTAAACCACCCTCAGGGGCTTACACGCCCCCAGCAAGCCCTGCAGCATGCCCAGGCCATGCAGCACGCTCAGAGCATGCAACAGCAGACTTTGTCACACTCTCAGAGCATGCCACCAGGACTGCAGCACCCACAAAGCCTGCCGCACCCTCAGACATTGCAGCACCCTCAGGGCATGCCACAGGGGCTGCAACATTCTCAGGGTCTGCAAAACACGCAGAGCATACCCCAGCCACAGGCTCTACAGCATCCACAAAGTGTGCAACGCGCACAGGGTGTTCAGCACTCTCAGAGCATACCACAGCCACAGGCATTGCACCATGCGCAGGGACTTCCACAGACAATGCCACGCCAGCAGAGCATGTCAcagactctgcaacaccaacagaaCCTACCACAGGTCCTGCAGCACTCTCAAAATATGTCTCAAGTGTTGCAGCACACACAAGGAATGCAGCACCCACAGAACATGGGGTCACAACATTCGCAAAACATGCCCCAGCAGTCGGCGTTACAGCATGCCCCTGGAGTGACTCACCAGACTCTGCCACACTCTGCCAACAACATTCTGCAGCCAGGTTTACATGGAGCCCGAAAAATGCCTGACGCAGATGCCCCTCCGAATGTCACGGTGTCTACCTCAACTATCCCCCTTTCTATGGCTGCAACCTTGCAGCAAAATAGACCACCAGACCTTGGTAGCATTGTGCACCAGATCAACCAGTTTTGTCAGGCCAGGGCAGGAATAGGCACTACCTCTGTGTGTGAGGGACAGATCGCCAACCCCAGTCCTATAAGTCGTAACCTGCTTATCAATGCAAGCACCAGGGTCTCCACACACAGCATTCCTATGCCTTCATGTGTTGGAACAGCTGTAGaccatactgctgctgctgctatctccTCTGCTGCCTCGGGCAATATCTCCATGGTAAACATGAGCAGAGTGCCTGCTTCATACCCTAATGATCTGAAACCCTTGGCATGGAACCAGCATCAGCTGGCACATCTGCAGCAAATGTGTGGAGAATCTGGTGTGCCTCCTGGGAAACTTGGTCAGAGAGAAATGGCAGCCCAAGGATTTCCAGGCAAACAGACCTCTTACCCACAAGAACTGTGCATGAGCCAGTCTTTTGGCCTAAAACCCCCCATTGAGAAACCAACCCCTTCCCCTCCTGTGAATGGATTGCCGGGTCCCTTGCCATATACCAATGGACACTATTTTCAGCCCCTATGGAATAACATTCTGCCTACTCCAAACAGCGACAGTTCCGGATCACAGGACCTCACCATGCCTTTCCATGGAGCGCAGGCAGCTGGTGCACCCTTGGATTGTGCTGGGGGCACGCACTATAGAGCCGTTGGAGGAGGATCTTCCAACCAGAACAGCGTGATGCAGACCATGGATTACCTAACTGGGGCAGACTTTCAGCAGTCCTGCTTCAGAGATCAGAGCATGGCTGCCCTTGGAAAGGTTCAAAGACCCCAAATGAGTAGAGCCCCTGAACCAGCTGATAGTCGAAGTATTCATGTTCAGCACCCAGGCTATAGGTAG